A section of the Oryzias latipes chromosome 10, ASM223467v1 genome encodes:
- the LOC101166640 gene encoding integral membrane protein 2A — MVKIAFNSALAHKPLSKEAAAAAKDPEAASVPVVAEGSTGRCLLTLLGIAFILSGLIVGAACLYRYFTPKRLYHGAMQFSDVLTPEESQPYYLPRVEEEVEISDNMAVISVPPPRFRPGDPAYILHDFHRKLTAYLDLTLRTCFVIPLNTSVVLPPQDLIDLFSQLMSDSYRSYLVHEDLVVTERIDDVKPLGFYIRRLCDGKETYRMQRRSSLPGGGIEKRSAEDCFTIHHFENKFVTETRICKA, encoded by the exons ATGGTGAAGATCGCCTTCAACTCGGCTCTGGCGCACAAGCCGCTCAGCAAAGAGGCTGCGGCCGCTGCCAAG GATCCTGAAGCGGCCTCTGTCCCCGTGGTTGCAGAGGGATCAACGGGTCGCTGCCTGCTCACCCTGCTGGGCATAGCCTTCATCCTGAGTGGGCTCATCGTGGGGGCGGCATGTCTGTACCGGTATTTCACCCCAAAG AGGCTGTACCACGGCGCCATGCAGTTCAGCGACGTGTTAACCCCCGAGGAGAGCCAGCCGTACTACCTGCCacgggtggaggaggaggtggaaatCTCCGACAACATGGCGGTCATCAGCGTGCCCCCGCCTCGCTTTAGGCCAGGAGACCCCGCGTACATCCTGCATGACTTCCACAGG AAGCTGACGGCGTACCTGGACCTGACTCTGAGGACCTGCTTCGTGATCCCCCTCAACACCTCGGTGGTGCTCCCCCCTCAGGACCTCATTGACCTCTTCTCGCAGCTGATG TCCGACTCGTACCGCAGCTATCTGGTGCACGAGGACCTGGTGGTGACTGAGCGCATCGACGACGTCAAGCCTCTGGGCTTCTACATTCGCCGACTGTGTGACGGAAAGGAAACCTACAGGATGCAACGCCGTTCCAGCCTGCCAG GCGGAGGCATCGAGAAGCGTTCGGCCGAGGACTGCTTCACCATCCATCACTTTGAGAACAAGTTTGTGACGGAGACCCGGATCTGCAAGGCCTGA